Genomic window (Alligator mississippiensis isolate rAllMis1 chromosome 4, rAllMis1, whole genome shotgun sequence):
TGGAGGACACGCATCTCTTTAAACAGTTCGCCCTCCAGAAAGGGCAAGGGCTTGGAGGGAACGGAGGGAAGTTGCCCATGGAGGTGGTGAAATGCGGAGAGCCTGGGAAGGTGCACACCGCCAAAAGGCCCAGTGTAGGCGGCGAGTGATGCAGTGTattcctccctgctcagagctgggagccagtggcagcccccctgggctccagaaATCGGGGTCACAGTCACCGCAGGGAACACGTGTGAGCTAGACCTGGGCCGTCGGTCTCTGTGCACACTCAAGAACTGCTGTGAATTACGAGCTGGTGTTGCAGTCCCTTTGCTCGTGTGCTGTCACAGTGTCCTGCAGGGAAAGCCTGGCAGGGCGCAGTCCTGCTTGAAGTCCCTGCAAGCCAGTCCCTGGTCTCACACCCGGGGGCTGATGCAGCGGTGTGGCCGGACACGGCGGAGACGTGCACGTGGGGAGACGCAGAGAATGCGGAcacgcatcacaatggccccttctagaaccggctcgGCGCGGTGCGGCTCCTGGAGACGCACACAGCAGTTGAGCCGAACTGctccccagctgtcactgctTGGGAGGCAGGGCACAACTGCGtccttgctgtgctgctgaccgcaagggtaagtgtgggcacCCGCCCCAGCATGGTGCCTAGTGGGCAGAtcgggggtgtttgcacccacacgtGGGGAGCCCTAGGGCTGGAGGACTTGTGGCTGGGGTAGTTTCACTTGTTTGGTGTCATTTCTTTCCCAAACGGACTTCAGCCCGCTTCAGTAGCAAGCCAAGGGCTGAGGTGTGCAGTGTGCTTGCCCGACATGGGGGGAGGAGAGCGGGGGCTCTGCTTGGAGCTAGGACATGGGGCCGGGCAGGCATGGTGAGGGCTTgcagcggagcaggcagtgaggggcgCATCTTGCTTTAGGGCTACCCTATTTCCAGGTCCAAGAAACAGGACACCTGCCACgtggcggaggggggagggggaatatgaTGGGTGGGGGGCGGGCAGTGAGATGCCCGTGCCCTGTCGCTGCCCGTTGTGTTGCCCCCAcggccaagccacagcccccgccagccctgctgctgcccctccctcccaacccactgaccccagccctgccagtgcccctcaccccaaactgcagGACCCTGCGCCCCGGGCcgtgatggtgcccctcactcccgacccgcaccccctggcactgccagtgcccccaccccGTTCCTCCTTATCTGTGCGGTGATTTCAAGTCAAACGAGGCATTTCTGAGTAACAAGACACCATACGAACATAAAGTAAGTAGGAACTACTGGCGGTGGGTTcaacttctctttcttctttctttcagacAGCTACAGACGAGTGGAGAGTCTGCTCTCCCGGGTCCCAGACATGGGCTGTTTTGGAGAAGGAGAAAGGTAAATCCAAGAGAGATGCCAATTCTCAGTCTCGTGTACTCTGTTTGTCTTGCCTAATTTGATAGATTCAGCTGTTAATTGAGGAGTGCAGTGGTCAGCCCTTAGAGCTTCACAACGTGTGCTAAGGAAACGCACCTTTTCTCTTCCAAGCTTCCTGCTTTCATCTGTGTGAAGTATTGATTTCTATGCGTTCAGCTGGGTGTCCaggctggaataaactccctgcagtggtggtgcagtcccctaccctggaaatcttccagaGGAGACTGGGCGGTCACCCCTAAATGTGAGGAGTCCAGCGACCCCTTCTGTTAGACCCCGGCGCCACGCCGCGCCCAGCGACTAGGGAGGTGACGATGCGATTGCTCGTGAATCCTGTGACtccttagccagagcaagcagggcgCAAACACCGGCACACGTTGCGCGCAGCAGCTGTATTCagcatggagacagcttcggactagctcccCAAACCCAACAAACCGGGGAGCCACAGGAACAATATTGTTTTTCCATATTTCTACACTGTGCTttatactgtgcattaacacTCGTTCGCCCCTCGCCCCTCCTGTGTTCCACCCGTTTCTCCTCCCATCTCGAGCTCCTCCTCTCTTTCCTGGTTGCTGCATTCCCATGGAATCGCCTCTGCATTTCCTTCTGTCCATGCCTCTCTGCTGAACGCGCACGCCTAAGCCCTTGACTTGCCTTCTTCGGTCGCTGGGCGGATTTcagcaaaacctggaagcttcacCATTCGCCTTTTCGCACGTGTTCATCGCGGACTCTGTCACCAATGACGTGTTGTTTCCCACATTCCCGTCTGTTTTTCTGTgccaggttgtaccatcttccacagtCCTAAAACGTCACCTGGCTCACAGCACGCACACTcgcacagattcacttgctgctttttcctccgAAAACGGCTGACACAGTCAGGACGGTTACTTTGCATGAGCAACTGGCTGGCTTAGAgatcattctgccttgtgctcagcagctttgctaggccacagggtcaagccttgtattcagctgcaaattcgaTGGGCCCAGAAAATCCAAATAGTGTTGCCCTAACACCTTCTTTGTAGCACTGATATATTTACACCAATAAACCCACCATGGTGTGCGGGTGTTTGAGCTGTCCTGtaaaaataaacagctgtctgctTGTCTTTGATATTCCAGATCCTACGCCGCTCTGTTACCCTTGGCCAAAATAGcacaccccctccctcttctcccccaagcCATCGTTATCAGGTGTGCGACATGTCTGTGTATCTGCCGTGGGTGGCCGAAGGACAGTGGCATGTCCTGTCTATGTTTTGGGAAGCATTTTGCAGTCTTTCAGAATGAATGAGGATGCATGGATATAAAAGCAGGGCACAATCATTAGAAgcgtgtgccacatgcagcaaaaCTAGCAATGGCACAAACTTGCTTTATGCTGCAGTGCACGCCCTCGCGCACGGGGCTGTTGCAGGGCATTTTGTcttgggtgggagtgggaggctggggtcagcacccgttctggccccagcaacttCACTTGGGgcctccctgggcagcagtggcagcaaccccACGGCTTGGAGCCTGCCCGGCAGCCAGGACatagctctgcccagccaggctctggttctggAAGCACGCACTTTTGCCACGGGCACCGTACCaagttttttctttagttttctgaCACCAGGATCTCTCGGTGTCAAATTTTGGCATCACACTGTAAATCTGCAGCGTGGCaaatgggtgcacgtgcacaatGGGTGGTATGTGGGGCCTGAAATGGGTTgcaggtgccacaaactgcatgtgcacgctcatcAGGACAAGTTTTAGTTGTACAAAGAAATGACACAGTGCGTGTTGAACTATTTTTCTCTTTGCATCTCTCTCTGATTTAGTTTGATTTTGAAAGGTAGAGATGTGTTTAGCACTCAGTCACCTTGCCTCCTTGCACCCTCGAAGTAGTAACTGAGAATTAACCAGCTTTTGAACTCATTGAcaggggagatgaggaggaaggGTGCGGGTGCATCACTCTGCATTCTTTCCTGAAGTGCTGCCgccccagcaggcaggaagggcacAAGGAGGaaggcctggagcagggagccagctccaggaggagcagcaggcgCCACGAGCAGGTAAGACCATCCAACACTCGGCCCCCTCCCCGCACAACCAACCCGCCCTTCTCTGCCTCGGGCGCAAAACTTCTGCCTTGCACCCCTGTCTGGAGCCCGAGGGCCCAATCTGGGACCTCTCCAtttaaaaatcctagatctatcctgccttctgaagAACCCTTTCCAAACGAACAATGCCCATTTGTAGCCTCACTGCTAAGAAAACCAATTCCTCTTTAAAGATCGCAACCAACTGGCAAATTGAGCTAGTCCCAGGGGGGCTGTCTTTACCCGTCCCCCATGACGGTCCTGTCTGTGTCAGTGGTCACAAACCGGTGGTATTTGGAGACATCCTGCGGAGGAGGGTTTCAAccccattttgaatgcaaagtgctgagctTGATCATTACTGAGGAGGCAGCTGCCAAGGATGCTTTCTTTCTCAACAGAGACTTTTGGCATTCGTTTCCATAGCTCCAAGTCTGGGTGCAAAAGGGGTGCTTCCTGTGGTCACAACTCATTGGCATTTTGCTGCAGAGCCAACACCATAGGTTCAACGGACCCACCTCCTTGGTGCCTGCCGTGCAGAGGACGGCTGCGAGAGACCACTACTAGCGGTGATCTCGAGACGTGCTCCTGCGGTAGAGGGTCAGGTGCACGGCTTAGCACAGATCCTCCTTTCTGATAGGAAATAATTTTCCAGGTCCAGGGTGATGTACATGGAAGCAGCAGGCTTGGACGGTGATGAGCCTGTTTCAGGtgttagcacaggttttgctcATGTCACAgacttttccaaactgttttaGAAAAATACCGATCGAACTTTGATCATCCAACACAAATTCAGGTTTTTTAAAAGTTGAAAATTTTGCAAGATCCAGAGCAGCGGTCCTCAGGGTTTTGAGGTTCAAACTTGTCCGCATTAGACTCACGGCATGCTTATCTTGTACTCATTTTTTGTCTGGGGGCCGAGCTCTTCCCAGGTAGGCTTTGCTGCACCCGGGCTgggcggcagtggtgctgggatggggttgggggggccatgactaattttggggtggctgcagggccccctccagcccccttcccagcaccagcaccacctgccccgagcgcagcccagcccagcccctgccgggaagagcccggcaccgCCCCGGCCCCAGCACACGTACCTGGTGCCGATGCAGTCGAGGTCTTGGCATGGATCCCGGTGTGCTACCTTGGAAAGTGGGTTCCCCTTCTGCAAATGGGAGTGATGTGCAGCTTTTCAGGAACGCATCTAACACACGCAGCGAGGGCAACCTGGAAACCCCTTCTCCTCTTTCAAAGGACACAGCCCACGAGAGCTGAGAATGGTTTGGACTCCCtagattcctattggaaatctctgagTGTATCTTGTGACTCCCGTAcaggtgtttgcacacacacAGTGCTAATCACACCTTTCCCTGCATGCGTTGAGGGGCCCGAGATACACACGGACCATTATTTGTTGGGGACTGTGAACGGGCATTATCCTAAGGGCTGTAGATTTGCATTGACTCGTGTGACCGATCTACCTATTTCCAGGGAAACAGGTGTTTTTCTCCATAAAAGTCTGTTAGCGCTGGTGGGAGGTCATCCCGACTCCGGGTAGAGCAAGGGACTGAGCAGGGGCTTCTCAGCACGCGGCCGTGACACCGCAGGGACAGCGCCCCGTTCGGTGCACGTGGAAATACAGGAATGAAGAAACTTAGACGTCGTCTTGAAGTCTCTGCCTTTTAATGCCCATAGTCTCCGATAATATTCCTGTTTCTAACTGGACTAGTTAAAAACGCAACGGGGGAAACATTCACTTGTCGCTGTCAAGATGCAGATTTGCATCTTCTATCTGTCTGGGGCTTTccaccccagctgtctttccaaACAAGGACCTGCCTCACtcccagggaccatttcccactGTGAACATGTCTTTGCCTCTGCAGTAATCACGATGGCTTGTTCCCATTCACTTGAGCGGGCTTGGATCAGGTTCCAGCTAGCGCAAAGGCAAGTGTAAAAGTGAGAAGAAATATTGTCTCTCGATGTAAAACTTGAAGAGGGACACAGGGAGACAAAATAGGTGGAGGCTCCCCCGGGGTATGCCTGGACTCGTGGGATTAACACTCTTCCTTCACAATCCGTGTTTGATCCCATCTGGCCAAGACTTGGTTTTCTATCTCCTCCACCGACAGGTACTGCTGATACGAGACCTCCCCGCTCCAGCGCTGGGTGGACGTGGGGTTCGCGCTGGTTCGGAGGAGGGCCGCTGCCGACTCGTAATGCCATGATGTTGATCTTTTGTTTCCCAGGCCGTTGAAGACCGTGTTGAAAGCCTGCTGCGGGATTTCCACAATGTCACCAGGTTTTTCTGTGACTACAgggccttttcttctccaggcgaGGTCCTGGAAGTCCTCCTGcgcaggtaagagccaagagctgtggaggaagctgtaaaGGCCTTTATTGGTGGGATATTGCAGGAAACGATCTCAAATAGCATTGAAGAAGGCATACTGAAGAACCTAACTGATTTGCATGTATGTCTAACAACCCGGGCTATCGCTATCCCTCTGCATAACTCTTTGCTCCATGAGtcgggctctgctggatcagaGCAGGGATTTCACAGGCCTAAAGGCACAAAGCAGcgcccttcctccccctgcgccCCAAtactcctccagctctgctgtcGTGGAGGGACAGCACCCCAGCTTTGGTTTCCAGGGAAAAGCCTGGTTGAGCCAGACGAGATGAACCAGGTGCTCTTCTATTCTCAGTTCCTCCATCTGTGAAATAGGGACAAAGATAATATTTGACCTGCCTTGCGAGATTGGTGAGACACAGCTGCTGTTTGCCAAGTCCTTGGACAGTCTCAGATGAAATGTTCCCTCCAAGGGCAAAGCCTTGGTACTAGTATGGGCAGCGCTCGAGCACATGGCCCGTCGCGTCGCAGACTGAAGTGCGCAGGCTGGGCGAGACTGCTTAGGCTTGAATTCAGTCGCACCAATTGGCACTCTCCCCAGCATCGTGAACGGGATATAAAATGGTAGATGGATGACATTATGAAGGGGAGTAAAGAGAATGACATTCTTCAGCTTGTTTCTCTAAGATAGTTTGAATAGGGAAGTCTTGATTTTTTACTGTCTGGGCAAGGTTTTGAGATAAACTGCCTTACCATTGTGACATAGACTGTTTTTTCAATAACCatctaaaatatccattttgatatttaggcATGGAAACGAGGACGCCTGGATTGGATCAGGAGACGCCAGAAGAGTCCTCGGGAAGtaagtgtggctttctgctgtacagGAAAACCTGTCAGGATTCAGAGCGTGTGGTCAGCTTAAGCATCTATATATatgatacgtgtgtgtgtgtgtgatatatatatatatatatatatatatatatatgtacgtaTGTATTTCCCTAGCCTTTGTAATtaagtgtctatatgtgtgtgtgtgtgtgtgtgtgtatattggtTTCCCCCTTGTCGATCCCCCTGATCCCCTTTAGCTCTCGGCAGGGCATCGCTGTGAGATGCTCCAGAAGAGCACTAGCACGGCTTCCGGCAGTAAGCGTTTGGCTAAGTCGCCTTAACTCCCCCGGTCTTGCTCCTCAATGACTCGATTTAAGCACGGGTTCATGTAGCTTCAATTCTTTCATTTGTTCTGGGGAAAAACAAGTCCCACGTCCTGTTTCTGTCATGTGCCATGCCCAGGAAAGAACCAGTAACTAGTGAATAGAAGAGCAGCGTCTCACCTGCAAGCCCTCACACCACAGTTTTCCCTCCCAGGAACAACCTTTCTACCAAGTTTCATGAATGGGTTTTGGAGTTGTCATCATTTCAGCATTGTCCAGTCCTAAGACATTGTGGCAGGGGTGTCACAGAGAATGCCACAGGTTTGCATAGCACATCACGAAATGACGATGAGTACTTAGGATTATTCATGATAAGATAGCTGACCTAGCAGTCCCACCATCGCAAAGTCCTTTCTGAACTGGGTGGCGGTGGGGTTGGGAAGTGCGAGTAGGGCATGCTCTGGGAAGTGGGCTGTGCACCCCCGTGCAGCGGGATCCGGCCTGTTGTTGGGATCCGGCTGGAtagggacctggccatgcccacccGCCTGCGGGACACAGATGTTGGGCACCGCCGGGATggagcacgtgtgtgtgtgtgcctgcattacCCCTTCCACGTGAACGCAGGTGAATCTGCTGATAATAACCCTTGTGTGTCCAGGGTAGATTCATCCCTCGATTaaagcagcttttctgcttcTAGCAGTGGACAGCCTTTCTTGTTCACCCCTCTCAGAAAGGAT
Coding sequences:
- the LOC132249896 gene encoding ral guanine nucleotide dissociation stimulator-like 1; this encodes MSVYLPGDEEEGCGCITLHSFLKCCRPSRQEGHKEEGLEQGASSRRSSRRHEQAVEDRVESLLRDFHNVTRFFCDYRAFSSPGEVLEVLLRRHGNEDAWIGSGDARRVLGNPLALLLSTWLLTTPEDFREAPGYPNLKTLLQYLQGDMPGSQVLEEAEHLLAKFLSEELENESKLYFFPSYRCLTSQT